From a region of the Besnoitia besnoiti strain Bb-Ger1 chromosome I, whole genome shotgun sequence genome:
- a CDS encoding Sel1 repeat-containing protein (encoded by transcript BESB_008080) — protein MEGLQSRAVPVAAPAGFRRPDATRTAPLSLSLGSYTRVTPDPSFRSACTDCHGCHSRLLAAASRGRPSNVSRGLALPRRSVARLPPKEAGDETANSDSPTSAAAVRASPGGFCVSRRAPFVHKRTRFGLPGEPRIQLQVEGIRASSHVLEPTPSAPSFFSMSHACTRHAFLVCSPPLALSNSRKRCSLAALLLALLCLRLLSCVRLTPSLSGHPRGSSIPRTSFSAAGRAACSTGSLSLASPHAPACAASSGLLLLASAQDVPDYGDEGEWVDDESFEEEDAEEFSDEDPDDDDLNAATHRVYHLEDRYYRAIPLADARQLLAGLRAHSWEPPLSAADWAEIEDEIGTQLELIDRRMFPQTFFESVTESEAFEPGALLTNLGGNEMTEEAARALEIEKTAEVLRAVIGRRLSKGPAAVGSSSSKSESSAAPADASSPKASRSEETEKAKQSSQTPASAPALSSAASLPKKRPSPSGGRASSGAAPNAAPEGAARRAASPEKIPRTEVAAKTPSGARAAAAPGQPAKASNAAAAAPEGALGGSGNRTDAARASQASPGAASSSGGGGEASSQTSAQTGAASGASSPAAASAEKQGEAAPKGVSQKGVELGADAALNLGGISFRPSDYIDLILRAAKPAKFRDDSLSRSRGRGKRTRVAGGTASAKPEAPLGSAETRGTGKGSSPASAGDSQPRMVRDFGELYLLLRGLMTYSRDDLQPVDLLPPPAADLFSPHPRETGSAASSSASGTPHSGGDGPEGAQEQEREISPNALLLALRQQLDGLSLEAVRKLRAEAKGACAFLSFFGIPDAEGKLQLPGGWPRDIALAMRCVVEGNRSRQLCGTCFLIDGLATALGFPPLLTGSDAWAVAQEPSVKSLFVLHRLPETYAPPDLRAESPTHSPNWNARPPPRAGETPSDATAAQLRLAGLRALRSNFDAPLIKYEMAGQMGDTLGKLAAAYYLRTGLGVPDYRYTQKQGIDQPQVPEELFAFARGGRVRMAQVSIERLPTSASGGCFAALKHVLSVGSEATEQLSFSVTPRYLVRGGLVPSAYQYVPKSSESLPLSKIDIASADEDAGAAAETTTASEEYAHLVQSLAEDGSPAGLAALGDLFFHGHEAGGIRRDVDRAAELWRSAAAMGDANAAMALAFLLLGDVNETARKAREEAEKEKRNQQVSASGSASPSPAAAVADNGAPTEHADAPPSATSSQATRADGEAGRGGLFSVFSWSFWGYGGLEEGAGPLLGSPDAAGNAQGEFGGAPGDSLQGTGGSAFGDFFRRFGFWASEEEPRQARTHSAKAPKEEVAESASAEKTPSGRPRHPAEPYLKQVITDGDGAAPHLARYLAYRLGVEGFTNSTLAGQSLQQAADLGDSNAQMLLANAHMSGVRPSSISAHPSSFFPNGTDVSVALTYYTKAAEQGRLEAIFNVGILTIHGAGERLPVSASAAAAGFSETHSAASPSSSTSVNPPDSASASSSNTSTAAAPALSSVGAAPRSLRQRCVDAFGLLQKVAFSHPAVGALHALASHAFAKGDETGALLASVLLSEIGHLAGHVNAAGLWPRVTRRRAELVARLQAALGLRQGEGGAEGGGKGPGGESSGGGSAEKASQACTRVASEAVPARGFLLPQHVYHDAPEESVFHTLRDGVAVASPASAFFPAEAVPHQAERGRPAAEAKNAAPSNAAANSCDLTIPENALEVHLHHLRVSEFLRCWAQPPGAHWLSGLVERFPFLRRSLTPRDALAEEEIAGDASLFDQEKEGSVCAFYFLRRAAVAGDTTSMLEVSRAYLDDATALESALEQVRFAFSTTPAASVLRALPVEARIQVLGKQASGSEPSAPAAAPFSGSMEGGAGVATPNKEGLGWFLMPLWVTKLFTDAAEADRRAAFLWRSAASKQKDGRGLLELGEALEYGEGVRRNRCEAYKIYWRLATDPQHAPASRAIGWLLLARATGTWLCRRIGGLGVPFLSGASSPVDRGADASGSGGVSSPSYGVPGTEELTAQRQEAGGDREEGAPAADDDDPSPIACIRELRSSEQAASGRQAYIWNRLLLVFFLLLLASLLGVLTAVHARRLTSGAAPTSAADRGDEASVPFFDLAASLGGDPTVSTSPVSGATESFTGPGLSESESGSEDASTLHRRSPQAGSLEDEGGSSDGSPQSHWTSTRTAELAHEGESRSASVEESQVKDSEGAGEVATREKPAGDGDRGAAELRRRVVRREGVTGSQ, from the exons ATGGAGGGTCTGCAGTCTCGTGCGGTGCctgtggcggcgccggcgggatTCAGGAGGCCGGACGCCACGCGAACAGCTCCCCTGTCTTTGTCTCTCGGCTCCTACACGCGAGTGACGCCTGATCCTTCGTTCCGGTCTGCTTGTACAGATTGTCATGGGTGTCACTCGCGGCTCctggctgcggcctctcgcggAAGGCCCTCGAATGTGTCTCGGGGGCTCGCTCTTCCCCGGCGTAGTGTCGCGAGGCTCCCTCCTAAGGAAGCCGGAGACGAGACCGCAAATTCTGACAGTCCGacgtcagcagcagctgttcgcgcctcgcctggtGGTTTTTGCGTTTCTCGGCGTGCCCCCTTCGTTCATAAGCGAACGCGTTTTGGGCTACCGGGTGAACCACGGATCCAGTTACAGGTTGAAGGCATTCGCGCGTCATCACATGTGCTCGagccgacgccgagcgccCCGTCCTTCTTCAGCATGTCTCACGCCTGCACTCGTCACGCCTTTCTTGTCTGCTCACCTCCTCTCGCGTTGTCAAATTCCCGCAAAAGATGTTCCCTCGCCGCACTGCTCTTGGCTCTCCTGTGTTTGCGTCTCCTCAGTTGTGTCCGGCTCACGCCCTCGCTCTCGGGGCACCCCAGAGGGTCTTCGATCCCTCGCAcctctttctctgctgctgggCGCGCTGCTTGCTCGACGGGCAGCTTGTCTCTCGCATctccgcatgcgcctgcCTGTGCCGCGTCGAGCGgcctcctgctgctcgcgtctgcgcaggaTGTTCCCGACtacggcgacgaaggcgagtgGGTCGACGACGAGTCGttcgaagaagaggacgccgaggagtTCAGCGACGAGGATCCCGACGACGATGACCTCAATGCAGCCACGCATCGCGTCTATCACCTCGAGGACCGGTACTACCGCGCGATTCCGCTCGCCGATGCACGCCAGCTGCTggcggggctgcgcgcgcactCCTGGGAGCCGCCGCTGTCCGCTGCAGACTGGGCGGAGATTGAGGACGAGATCGGCACGCAACTCGAGCTCATCGACCGCCGCATGTTTCCGCAGACGTTCTTCGAGAGCGTCACCGAGAGCGAGGCCTTCGAACCGGGCGCGCTGCTCACGAATCTGGGCGGCAACGAAATGACGGAagaggccgctcgcgccctcgaaATTGAAAA GACAGCAGAGGTGCTTCGAGCAGTTATCGGGCGTCGTCTGAGCAAAGGTCCTGCTGCGGTCGGTTCCTCCAGCTCGAAATCTGagtcgtctgctgcgcctgccgacGCGTCTTCCCCGAAAGCCTCGcggagcgaagagacagagaaagcaAAGCAGTCATCCCAGActcctgcctccgcccccgcgctGTCTTCAGCTGCTTCCCTCCCCAAGAAGCGTCCTTCTCCATCTGGTGGACGGGCTTCCTCAGGTGCGGCGCCGAACGCCGCGCCCGAAGGCGCCGCacgtcgcgcggcttcacCAGAGAAAATCCCTCGAACTGAAGTCGCAGCCAAAACTCCTTCGGGCGCacgggcagccgccgccccggggcagcctgcgaaggcgtcgaatgcggcggcagcggcaccaGAAGGGGCGCTAGGGGGCAGCGGCAATCGCACAGACGCAGCACGCGCCTCACAGGCCTCGCccggcgctgcgtcttcgtcggggggcggaggggaggcTTCTAGCCAGACTTCGGCGCAGACCGGCGCAGCTAGCGgggcgtcctcgcctgcggcagcgagcgcggagaagcagggGGAGGCTGCGCCGAAGGGGGTGTCGCAGAAGGGCGTCGAGctgggcgcggacgcggcgctcaATCTCGGCGGCATCTCCTTCAGGCCCTCAGACTACATTGACTTGATCTTACGCGCTGCGAAGCCTGCGAAATTCAGAGACGAtagtctctcgcgctctcgggGGAGGGGAAAACGCACGCGGGTCGCGGGGGGCACGGCGTCAGCCAAGCCCGAGGCGCCCCTGGGGTCTGCCGAGACACGCGGAACTGGAAAGGGCTCGtctccggcgtctgcgggagACTCCCAGCCGCGCATGGTTCGCGACTTCGGCGAGCTTTACCTGCTGCTCCGCGGCCTGATGACCTACTCCCGCGACGACCTGCAGCCGGTGGATCTGTtgccgcctcccgccgccgatctcttctctccgcacCCACGCGAGACTGggagcgcagcgagcagTTCGGCGAGCGGCACTCCGCATTCGGGAGGAGACGGGCCAGAGGGCGCGCAGgaacaggagagagagatctCGCCGAACGCCCTTCTGCTGGCGCTCCGACAGCAGCTGGACGGGCTCTCGCTCGAGGCGGTGCGCAAGCTGAGGGCTGAGGCcaaaggcgcctgcgcgttttTGTCGTTTTTCGGAATTCCAGATGCAGAAGGAAAGCTGCAGTTGCCTGGAGGATGGCCGCGAGACATCGCTCTGGCGAtgcgctgcgtcgtcgaggGAAACCGCAGCCGGCAGCTCTGCGGCACCTGCTTCCTCATCGACG GCCTCGCCACAGCTCTGGGCTTTCCGCCGCTGCTCACGGGCTCGGACGCGTGGGCCGTCGCACAGGAGCCGTCGGTGAAGAGTCTCTTCGTGCTGCATCGCCTGCCGGAGACTTACGCGCCTCCAGACCTccgcgcggagtcgccgaCGCATTCGCCGAACTGGaacgcgcgcccgccgccccgtGCTGGCGAGACTCCCAGCGAcgcgacagctgcgcagctgcgactcgccgggctccgcgcgctgcgaagcAA CTTCGATGCGCCGCTGATTAAGTACGAGATGGCAGGCCAGATGGGCGACACGCTTGGaaagctcgccgcggcgtacTACTTGCGAACGGGTCTGGGGGTACCTGACTACAG GTACACGCAGAAACAGGGAATCGATCAGCCGCAGGTGCCTGAGGAACTGTTTGCCTttgcgcgaggaggccgggtTCGGATGGCCCAGGTCTCCATCGAGCGACTGC cgacgaGTGCGTCCGGAGGATGCTTCGCCGCTTTGAAGCACGTGCTCAGCGTCGGGAGCGAAGCGACTGAGCAGCTTTCGTTCTCAGTCACCCCGCGCTATTTGGTGCGGGGTGGTCTAGTCCCCTCGGCCTACCAGTACGTCCCGAAGAGCTCCGAGTCTCTGCCGCTGTCGAAAATCGACATCGcgagcgccgacgaggacgccggcgcagctgcggagacgaCAACCGCGAGCGAAGAATACGCACACCTCGTTCAGAGTCTGGCTGAAGACGGCAGCCCCGCCGGCCTTGCTGCGCTTGGCGATCTCTTCTTCCACGGACACGAGGCGG GAGGCATCCGCAGAGACGTCGaccgcgcagcagagctcTGGCGATCGGCCGCGGCGATGGgcgacgcgaacgccgcgaTGGCGTTGGCGTTCCTCCTCTTAGGCGACGTAAACGAGACAGCGCGCaaggcgcgggaggaggcCGAGAAGGAAAAGCGAAATCAGCAAGTCTCTGCGTCTGGATCGGCCAGTccctcgcccgctgccgccgttgCCGACAACGGCGCTCCCACAGAGCACGCAGATGCTCCCCCGAGCGCCACTTCGTCGCAGGCGACCAGGGCTGACGGTGAGGCGGGTCGAGGGGGGcttttttcggttttttcGTGGTCTTTTTGGGGGTATGGAGGActggaggagggcgcagggCCGCTCTTGGGCTCGCCCGACGCGGCCGGAAACGCACAGGGCGAGttcggcggcgctccaggGGACAGTCTCCAGGGgaccggcggcagcgcgtttGGAGACTTTTTCCGCCGATTCGGCTTCtgggcgagcgaggaggaacccAGGCAAGCGAGGACGCACAGCGCCAAGGCGCCGAAGGAAGAAGTTGCGGAAAGCGCGAgtgcggagaagacgcccaGCGGAAGGCCGAGGCATCCCGCTGAGCCCTATCTGAAGCAG GTGATCACGgacggagacggcgcagctCCCCATCTGGCGCGATATCTCGCTTACCGGCTCGGCGTCGAGGGATTCACAAACAGCACCTTAGCGG GGCAGAgtctgcagcaggccgcggatCTCGGCGACAGCAACGCACAGATGCTGTTGGCTAACGCGCACATGAGCGGTGTCAGGCCGTCGTCGATCTCCGCGCATCCGTCCTCTTTTTTTCCGAACGGCACAGACGTGTCTGTCGCGCTCACCTACTacacgaaggccgcggagcagGGCCGTCTCGAGGCGATTTTCAACGTCGGGATCCTGACCATTCACGGCGCAGGAGAGCGAttgcctgtctccgcctcggccgccgccgcggggttCTCGGAGACACacagcgccgcttcgccgtcctccaGCACGTCCGTGAATCCGCCTGATTCGGCCTCTGCTTCGAGTTCAAACAcgtcgactgcggcggctcCCGCGCTCTCGTCGGTCGGGGCGGCTCCGCGATCGTTGCGGCAGCGGTGCGTCGACGCTTTTGGCCTGCTACAGAAGGTGGCGTTCAGTCACCCAGCGGTGGGAGCGCTGCACGCACTCGCCTCACACGCGTTcgcgaagggcgacgagacgGGCGCGCTGCTAGCCAGCGTCCTGCTCTCTGAGATCGGGCACTTGGCGGGACATGTCAACGCGGCGGGCCTCTGGCCTCGggtgacgcggcgccgcgccgagctcgTCGCGAGGCTCCAGGCCGCGCTGGGACTTCggcagggcgagggcggagcggagggcgggggcaAGGGTCCGGGGGGAGAGAGCTCTGGTGGTGGAAGCGCGGAGAAAGCCAGCCAGGCGTGCACACGCGTGGCTTCGGAGGCGGTGCCGGCGCgcggttttcttcttccgcagcaCGTGTATCACGATGCGCCGGAAGAAAGCGTCTTCCACACGCTACGGGACGGGgtggctgtcgcctcgcccgcctctgcgttctTTCCGGCGGAGGCCGTTCCACACCAGGCTGAACGCggacgccccgccgccgaagcaAAGAATGCCGCACCCTCCAACGCGGCGGCCAACTCGTGCGATCTGACGATCCCCGAAAACGCACTGGAGGTGCATCTGCACcatctgcgcgtctccgagTTCCTCCGCTGCTGGGCTCAGCCCCCTGGGGCCCATTGGCTCTCTGGCCTTGTGGAGCGCTTTCCCTTTCTTCGCCGGTCTCTGACCCCCCGCGACGCActcgcagaagaagagattGCGGGCGatgcctctctcttcgaccaagagaaagaaggcagcgtctgcgcgttcTACTTCCTGCGAagggcggccgtcgcg GGCGACACGACAAGCATGCTGGAGGTCTCCCGAGCGTATCTGGACGACGCGACTGCGCTCGAAAGCGCGCTGGAGCAAGTTCGCTTCGCGTTCTCAACCACCCCCGCGGCGTCCGTGCTTCGCGCCCTGCCCGTCGAGGCGCGGATTCAGGTCTTAGGCAAGCAggccagcggcagcgagccgtcggcgcctgctgcggcgcccttctCGGGCTCCATGGAGGGCGGTGCCGGAGTCGCGACGCCGAACAAAGAGGGCCTGGGGTGGTTCCTTATGCCGCTTTGGGTGACGAAGCTCTTCacggacgcggcggaggccgatCGACGCGCGGCATTCctctggcgcagcgcagccagcAAGCAGAAAGACGGGCGCGGGCTCTTGGAGCTGGGCGAGGCGCTTGAATACGGCGAGGGCGTCAGGCGGAATCGGTGCGAGGCTTACAAG ATCTACTGGCGTCTGGCGACCGACCCGCAGCACGCGCCAGCCAGCAGGGCGATCGGAtggctgcttctcgcgcgagCGACCGGGACGTGGCTTTGCCGGCGAATTGGCGGCCTGGGTGTCCCCTTTCTctcgggcgcctcgtcgccggtCGACCGCGGGGCCGACGCTTCGGGCTCGGGTGGCGTATCGTCTCCTTCCTACGGGGTGCCAGGGACTGAAGAACTcacggcgcagcgacaggaggcgggcggcgatcgcgaggaaggcgcgcccgcggcagacgacgacgacccTTCGCCGATCGCGTGCATTCGCGAGTTGAGATCTTCG GAGCAGGCAGCGTCTGGCAGACAGGCGTACATCTGGAACCGACTTCTTCTCGTGTttttccttctgcttctcgcgtcgcttctgGGCGTCCTGACGgcggtgcatgcgcggcgacTGACGTCCGGGGCAGCGCCGACTTCCGCCGCCGatcgaggagacgaggcaagCGTCCCTTTTTTTGACCTGGCGGCTTCCCTGGGGGGCGATCCGACCGTGTCCACGAGCCCGGTGAGTGGCGCCACGGAGAGCTTCACAGGTCCGGGTTTGTCTGAGTCAGAAAGCGGGAGTGAAGACGCCTCGACTTTGCATCGCCGttcgccgcaggcaggcTCACTCGAGGATGAAGGCGGCAGCTCGGACGGAAGCCCACAGAGCCACTGGACGTCGACGCGGACTGCGGAACTCGCTCACGAGGGCGAATCGCGGAGTGCCTCCGTTGAAGAAAGCCAAGTCAAAGATTCGGAAGGTGCAGGCGAAGTCGCGACCCGTGAAAAaccggcaggcgacggcgaccgcggagcgGCTGAGCTCCGCCGAAGAGTCGTCAGGAGGGAAGGAGTGACCGGTAGCCAGTAG